A stretch of the uncultured Cohaesibacter sp. genome encodes the following:
- a CDS encoding Xaa-Pro peptidase family protein, which yields MVLHFSPDEYERRKASVLAKMADRKLDALLIFSQESMYWLTGYDTTGFHLFQCLVLRKNGATDLLTRSVDLRQARLTSNIENVHVWSDRVKKKASPAMQLRGLLDDLDLLGAKIGIEYDSHGLTAKDGKTLDESLRSFADTEDISRLIPPLRSIKSGAEIDFIRKAADLTDLAFTETLPLIQAGAEEGKILARLQGTILENGGDFAANHFVVGSGEAALLCRYQANRRVLDINDQLTLEWSGAFRHYHAPAMRTVIVGQPSARHRELFEIAYEALAAVEEVMRPGTSFGDLFDTHARVIDAMGANKHRLNACGYSVGARFAPSWTDWPLFYRGNENEICPNMTLFAHMILVDSEENTAMCLGRTYLTTEDAPEPLSKLPLDLIIR from the coding sequence ATGGTTTTGCATTTTTCCCCTGATGAATATGAGCGTCGAAAGGCGTCCGTTCTGGCGAAAATGGCGGATCGCAAATTGGATGCGTTGCTGATTTTCTCTCAGGAAAGCATGTATTGGCTGACCGGCTATGACACAACAGGCTTCCACCTGTTCCAGTGTCTGGTGTTGCGCAAAAATGGTGCAACGGATCTTCTGACCCGTTCGGTTGATTTGCGACAGGCCCGCCTCACCTCCAACATCGAAAATGTGCATGTATGGTCCGACCGGGTGAAGAAAAAAGCCTCCCCGGCCATGCAATTGCGTGGCCTGCTGGATGATCTCGATCTGCTGGGCGCCAAGATCGGCATCGAATATGACAGTCACGGACTGACCGCCAAGGACGGCAAGACCCTTGATGAATCCCTGCGGTCCTTTGCCGACACCGAAGACATTTCGCGCCTGATCCCGCCACTGCGTTCAATCAAGTCCGGCGCGGAAATCGACTTCATCCGCAAGGCAGCCGACCTGACAGATCTGGCTTTCACCGAAACCCTGCCGCTCATTCAGGCCGGGGCCGAAGAGGGCAAGATCCTTGCCCGACTCCAAGGCACCATCCTTGAAAATGGCGGGGATTTCGCGGCCAATCATTTCGTCGTCGGTTCAGGCGAAGCAGCCCTGCTCTGCCGCTATCAGGCCAACCGCCGGGTGCTAGACATCAATGACCAGTTGACGCTGGAATGGTCCGGTGCTTTCCGCCATTATCATGCCCCGGCCATGCGCACGGTGATTGTCGGACAGCCGTCCGCCCGCCATCGCGAATTGTTCGAAATCGCCTACGAGGCCCTTGCAGCGGTTGAAGAGGTGATGCGTCCGGGCACCAGCTTTGGCGACCTGTTTGACACCCATGCCCGGGTGATTGACGCTATGGGTGCCAACAAGCACCGACTAAATGCCTGTGGTTATAGTGTCGGCGCACGCTTTGCACCAAGCTGGACAGATTGGCCGCTCTTTTATCGTGGCAATGAAAATGAAATCTGCCCGAATATGACCTTATTTGCCCATATGATCCTGGTGGATAGTGAAGAAAACACCGCCATGTGTCTGGGCCGCACCTACCTGACCACAGAAGATGCCCCAGAGCCTCTGTCAAAGCTGCCACTGGATTTGATTATCCGCTAA
- the pgeF gene encoding peptidoglycan editing factor PgeF: protein MRIEHPALASLASINHGFFTRQGGTSKDTYHSLNCGYGSDDDRAQVTENRGLVADSLGVARDRLVTANQVHSPLALTIDAPLDREALPKVDALVTTQPGLAVAILTADCGPLLFADDKAGVVAAAHSGWRGAFEGVIEATIDTMLENGASKANITAILGPTISRANYEVDDGFMDRFTARNKDWGRFFEAGSRAGHKQFDLPAFILARLEASNIGTAINLDRCTYGEPDLFFSYRRSTHLNEPDYGRQIAAIALSD, encoded by the coding sequence ATGCGCATCGAGCATCCTGCCCTCGCCAGCCTTGCATCCATCAATCACGGTTTCTTCACCCGCCAAGGCGGCACATCGAAAGATACCTACCACAGCCTTAATTGTGGCTATGGTTCGGACGATGACCGTGCGCAGGTGACCGAAAATCGGGGGCTGGTCGCAGACAGCCTCGGCGTCGCGCGCGACCGACTGGTCACGGCAAATCAGGTTCATTCCCCTCTGGCCTTGACGATCGACGCCCCGCTCGACCGCGAGGCGTTGCCCAAGGTCGACGCGCTCGTCACCACCCAGCCCGGCCTTGCAGTGGCGATCCTGACGGCAGATTGCGGCCCGTTGCTCTTTGCGGATGACAAGGCAGGAGTCGTTGCCGCCGCCCACTCCGGCTGGCGCGGGGCCTTTGAAGGCGTGATTGAGGCCACCATCGACACGATGCTTGAAAATGGAGCCAGCAAGGCCAACATAACAGCCATATTGGGACCGACCATTTCACGCGCCAATTATGAGGTGGATGATGGCTTCATGGACCGTTTCACCGCCCGCAATAAGGACTGGGGCCGTTTCTTTGAGGCCGGGAGCCGTGCTGGTCACAAACAATTCGACCTCCCCGCCTTCATCCTCGCCCGGCTGGAAGCGTCAAACATTGGCACAGCGATCAATCTTGATCGCTGCACCTATGGCGAACCAGATCTTTTCTTCAGCTACCGCCGGTCCACCCACCTCAATGAACCGGATTATGGACGGCAAATCGCCGCAATCGCCCTAAGCGACTGA
- a CDS encoding class I SAM-dependent methyltransferase, whose translation MSTPLSNSETPLERRLKRLIAASGPIDLATYMSLCLADPEHGYYTKQRPIGAAGDFTTAPEISQLFGELIAVWMLRAWQQSGSPTPFHLVELGPGRGTLMQDMARTIQSQPDAFAALTIHLVEISPTLRAQQDERLKALDCPVTWHDSIDSLPDEPIFLLANEFFDCLPIHQWVRNGHKWHERVVSMDDNGNLAFGLGPVRALTSEAIDATGNATEDAMGNEIAAEGAILEQSPASTAIMTTLANKLASHGGAGLFIDYGYTKPGYGDTFQAMRNHAYADPLARPGALDLTAHVNFAALAKAAASVIKDSESALAVAPPMNQGDFLLSMGLLERAGQLGAGRSYEEQEAIRDAVERLAAPDQMGDLFHCLAILPNGCPIPPLS comes from the coding sequence ATGTCCACGCCTCTGTCCAATAGCGAGACGCCCCTTGAGCGCCGCCTCAAGCGCCTCATCGCCGCCTCCGGTCCCATCGATCTAGCCACCTATATGAGCCTTTGCCTCGCAGATCCCGAGCATGGCTATTATACCAAGCAAAGACCAATTGGCGCGGCAGGTGACTTCACCACAGCCCCGGAAATCAGCCAACTCTTTGGCGAGCTAATCGCTGTCTGGATGCTGAGAGCCTGGCAACAGAGCGGCAGCCCTACGCCCTTCCATCTGGTCGAACTCGGCCCCGGTCGCGGCACGCTGATGCAAGACATGGCGCGTACAATCCAGAGCCAGCCAGATGCGTTTGCAGCGCTTACCATTCATCTCGTCGAGATCAGCCCCACCTTGCGTGCCCAACAAGACGAACGCCTCAAAGCCCTCGATTGCCCTGTCACATGGCACGACAGCATCGACAGCCTGCCCGATGAGCCGATTTTCCTTCTCGCCAATGAGTTTTTCGACTGCCTGCCAATCCATCAATGGGTTCGCAACGGGCACAAATGGCATGAACGGGTGGTCAGCATGGATGATAACGGTAATCTCGCCTTTGGCCTTGGCCCCGTCCGGGCCCTGACCAGCGAAGCTATTGATGCGACAGGCAACGCAACAGAAGACGCCATGGGGAATGAGATAGCAGCAGAAGGGGCAATTCTTGAGCAGTCCCCTGCCAGCACGGCAATCATGACGACCCTTGCCAACAAACTGGCATCCCACGGCGGTGCCGGGCTCTTTATCGATTATGGTTATACCAAGCCGGGCTATGGCGACACCTTTCAGGCCATGCGCAACCATGCCTATGCCGACCCACTGGCCCGTCCCGGCGCGCTGGATCTCACCGCCCATGTCAATTTCGCCGCCTTGGCAAAGGCCGCAGCAAGTGTCATCAAAGACAGTGAAAGTGCCCTCGCAGTCGCTCCTCCCATGAATCAGGGCGACTTTCTCCTGTCCATGGGCCTGCTGGAGCGGGCCGGGCAATTGGGTGCAGGCAGAAGCTATGAAGAACAAGAAGCAATCCGTGATGCGGTCGAACGCCTCGCCGCTCCTGACCAGATGGGCGATCTGTTCCACTGCCTCGCCATCCTGCCTAACGGCTGCCCAATTCCTCCGCTCTCTTGA
- the lgt gene encoding prolipoprotein diacylglyceryl transferase, with the protein MIDPVLLSLGPIQIHWYAIAYIAGILLAWTYTKRVARQAHLWPHGESPLSDLDLDDFVLWATLGIILGGRLGYVLFYDLDAYLANPAEIFAVWKGGMAFHGGFLGVTLAMVLFARVRSIPLLSMFDLVALAAPFGLLFGRIANFINSELWGRVTDLPWGVIFPNGGPEPRHPSQLYEAALEGLLMLIILRILSHSFGALKRPGLVAGCFVILYAVFRSLVELVRVPDAQIGYLSFGTTMGMWLSAPMVLAGLVLVLNALRKPSAE; encoded by the coding sequence ATGATTGATCCCGTTTTGCTGTCTCTTGGCCCCATTCAGATCCATTGGTATGCCATCGCCTATATTGCGGGCATCCTCTTGGCCTGGACCTATACCAAGCGCGTCGCCCGTCAGGCCCATCTCTGGCCCCATGGCGAAAGCCCGTTGAGCGATCTCGATCTTGATGATTTCGTCCTCTGGGCGACATTGGGGATCATTCTGGGAGGGCGCCTTGGCTATGTGCTCTTTTACGATCTCGATGCCTATCTCGCCAACCCGGCCGAGATTTTTGCCGTCTGGAAGGGCGGCATGGCCTTCCACGGTGGTTTTCTCGGTGTCACGCTGGCAATGGTGCTGTTTGCCCGCGTCCGGTCGATTCCGCTTCTGTCCATGTTTGACCTCGTCGCACTCGCAGCCCCCTTTGGTCTGCTGTTTGGCCGCATCGCCAATTTCATCAATTCCGAGCTTTGGGGCCGGGTCACCGACCTGCCATGGGGCGTCATCTTTCCCAATGGGGGGCCAGAGCCTCGTCATCCGAGCCAGCTTTATGAAGCAGCCCTTGAAGGCCTGTTGATGCTGATCATTCTGCGCATCCTCAGCCATTCCTTCGGCGCGCTGAAACGCCCCGGTCTGGTGGCAGGCTGCTTCGTCATTCTGTATGCTGTTTTTCGCTCGCTGGTGGAACTGGTCCGGGTGCCCGATGCCCAGATTGGCTATCTTTCCTTTGGCACCACCATGGGCATGTGGTTGTCCGCCCCGATGGTGCTGGCCGGTCTGGTGCTGGTGCTCAATGCCCTGCGCAAACCATCCGCAGAATGA
- a CDS encoding accessory factor UbiK family protein, producing the protein MTHTNNRLFDEFAKLMTDAAGVAQGVRDEAETAIRGQLERFMGDMDLVTRDEFEAVKEMAVAARDENDRLAARLAVLEAKLGIAEGTSADADA; encoded by the coding sequence ATGACCCATACCAACAATCGGCTGTTTGATGAATTCGCCAAATTGATGACCGATGCTGCCGGTGTGGCCCAAGGGGTGCGCGACGAGGCAGAGACCGCGATCCGGGGACAGCTGGAGCGGTTCATGGGAGACATGGATCTGGTCACCCGCGATGAATTTGAGGCAGTCAAAGAAATGGCCGTGGCGGCGCGGGACGAAAATGATCGTCTGGCAGCCCGTCTGGCTGTGCTGGAAGCCAAGCTGGGCATTGCCGAGGGTACGTCGGCAGATGCAGACGCCTGA
- the proC gene encoding pyrroline-5-carboxylate reductase yields MTIGDISLVLVGAGKMGGAMLAGWLDMGLDAAKTVVIDPSQPADIAKAAAQKGFRLVPDAEGIAQPDLMVIAIKPQMMETVLPGLKSLVGPKTVVVSVAAGTPVATFQKHFGADTLVVRAMPNTPAQVGRGMTAAFASAGVDDAMKEVTATLLSAMGAFVWVSGEEQIDAVTAISGSGPAYVFHMVEAMAQAGEALGLAPDVAALLARQTVVGAGELMHQSDLDAATLRTNVTSPGGTTAAALAVLMDEGSGLPPLMAKATEAARDRSIELSK; encoded by the coding sequence ATGACGATTGGTGATATTTCTCTGGTGTTGGTCGGTGCTGGCAAAATGGGCGGCGCCATGCTGGCCGGTTGGCTCGATATGGGGCTTGATGCGGCAAAGACCGTGGTGATTGATCCAAGCCAGCCGGCAGATATTGCCAAAGCGGCAGCGCAAAAGGGCTTTCGGTTGGTGCCGGACGCTGAGGGCATTGCTCAGCCAGATCTGATGGTGATCGCCATCAAGCCACAGATGATGGAGACGGTTTTGCCCGGCCTGAAAAGTTTGGTCGGACCAAAGACGGTGGTGGTTTCGGTTGCAGCTGGCACGCCTGTTGCTACCTTCCAGAAGCATTTTGGTGCGGACACCCTGGTGGTGCGTGCGATGCCAAACACACCGGCGCAGGTGGGGCGGGGGATGACCGCGGCCTTTGCCAGCGCGGGCGTTGATGACGCCATGAAGGAGGTCACCGCAACGCTTCTGAGCGCCATGGGGGCCTTTGTCTGGGTGTCCGGGGAAGAGCAAATAGACGCGGTGACGGCAATTTCCGGCTCTGGTCCTGCTTATGTGTTCCATATGGTGGAAGCCATGGCTCAGGCCGGGGAAGCGTTGGGACTGGCTCCGGACGTGGCCGCTTTGCTGGCCCGCCAGACGGTGGTTGGTGCCGGGGAATTGATGCATCAGTCCGATCTAGACGCCGCAACCTTGCGGACCAATGTCACCTCGCCGGGTGGCACCACAGCGGCGGCTTTGGCGGTGCTGATGGATGAGGGATCCGGCTTGCCGCCTTTGATGGCGAAGGCGACGGAAGCCGCACGGGATCGCTCCATCGAACTGTCAAAATAG
- a CDS encoding tRNA-binding protein, protein MPDITPEIQFDDFLKVDIRVGTVIEAVDFPQARKPAYKLKIDFGDTIGIKKSSAQITVHYKPDDLVGRQVMAVVNFPPRQIGPFMSEVLTLGYDDGQGNIVLAKVDKPVPNGARLH, encoded by the coding sequence ATGCCCGATATCACCCCCGAAATCCAGTTTGATGATTTTCTGAAAGTCGATATTCGTGTCGGGACGGTCATTGAAGCGGTGGATTTCCCGCAAGCCCGCAAGCCAGCCTACAAGCTGAAAATCGACTTTGGTGACACCATCGGGATCAAGAAAAGCTCGGCCCAGATCACGGTGCATTATAAGCCGGATGATCTGGTTGGGCGTCAGGTGATGGCCGTGGTCAATTTCCCGCCACGTCAGATCGGGCCGTTCATGTCGGAAGTCTTGACCCTTGGCTATGATGATGGACAAGGCAATATTGTACTGGCCAAGGTGGACAAGCCGGTGCCGAACGGGGCGCGGTTGCATTAG
- a CDS encoding ATP-binding protein, with amino-acid sequence MRDQKPDDKAPDAKHSGTGSQSDDMRRPLSKRQALLQLIGPLSWLYSGYGKVARQLSRLMPKGLYARSLIIIVAPMVILQSVLAFVFMERHWQTVTNRLSTAVTQDIAAIIAVLETYPQDENYDRIINLAKDKLDLNISILPDAPLPPPAPKPFFTLLDQALSKRITNLIGKPFWIDTVGRSNIVEIRIKLDDKVLRVFARRSQAYASNSHIFLLWMTGTSLVLLVVAILFLRNQIRPIQRLADAAERFGKGQEARNFRPSGAREVRRAAHAFLEMKRRIERQIEQRTTMLAGVSHDLRTILTRFKLQLALLDDVPEVRDMQRDVDEMQLMLEDYLAFARGSSSEIAEVIAIPELLEELEHDAQRAGIALTIRHTGGNRVEVRPNTIKRCVHNLLSNAERYADRIELTSERLGNWWLIEIDDNGPGIPEEDLETVFRPFHRLDTARNQDTPNTGLGLAIARDIARGHGGDIKLGRSKLGGLKATLRLPA; translated from the coding sequence ATGCGCGACCAGAAACCAGACGATAAGGCCCCGGACGCAAAGCACTCTGGCACCGGTTCACAGAGCGACGACATGCGACGTCCCTTGAGTAAGCGGCAGGCGCTGTTGCAACTGATCGGCCCGCTCAGCTGGCTTTATAGCGGCTATGGCAAAGTGGCCCGCCAACTGTCCCGCCTGATGCCCAAGGGGCTTTATGCCCGCTCGCTGATCATCATTGTCGCACCCATGGTCATCCTGCAATCGGTTCTGGCCTTCGTTTTCATGGAGCGCCACTGGCAAACCGTGACAAATCGGCTCTCCACTGCCGTGACGCAGGATATCGCCGCCATCATTGCGGTGCTGGAAACCTATCCGCAGGACGAGAATTACGACAGGATCATCAATCTTGCCAAAGACAAGCTGGATCTGAACATCTCGATCCTGCCCGATGCCCCCTTGCCGCCCCCGGCACCAAAGCCCTTTTTCACCTTGCTTGATCAAGCCCTGTCAAAGCGCATCACAAATCTCATTGGCAAGCCATTCTGGATTGACACGGTGGGCCGCTCCAACATCGTCGAAATCCGCATCAAGCTTGACGACAAGGTCTTGAGGGTCTTTGCCCGCCGCTCGCAAGCCTATGCCTCGAACTCGCACATCTTCCTACTCTGGATGACCGGCACGTCGCTGGTCTTGCTGGTGGTCGCCATTCTCTTTCTGCGCAACCAGATCCGCCCGATCCAGAGGCTTGCTGATGCTGCCGAACGCTTCGGCAAGGGGCAGGAGGCGCGCAACTTCCGCCCCTCGGGGGCGCGCGAAGTACGACGCGCAGCCCATGCCTTCCTGGAAATGAAACGCCGCATCGAGCGCCAGATCGAGCAGCGCACCACCATGCTGGCCGGCGTCAGTCATGACCTGCGCACCATTCTGACCCGTTTCAAACTGCAACTGGCTTTGCTTGATGACGTGCCGGAAGTGCGCGACATGCAACGCGATGTTGATGAAATGCAGTTGATGCTGGAGGATTATCTGGCCTTTGCCCGAGGCTCCTCGTCCGAAATCGCAGAAGTGATCGCGATTCCCGAATTGCTTGAAGAGCTGGAGCATGACGCGCAACGCGCAGGCATTGCTCTGACCATCCGTCACACCGGAGGCAATCGCGTTGAAGTCCGGCCCAACACTATCAAACGCTGCGTCCACAATCTGCTGAGCAATGCAGAACGCTATGCAGACCGGATCGAGCTGACCTCGGAACGGCTCGGCAACTGGTGGCTGATTGAGATTGACGACAACGGGCCGGGCATCCCGGAAGAGGATCTGGAAACCGTCTTCCGCCCCTTCCATCGGCTCGATACCGCCCGCAATCAGGACACACCCAACACAGGCCTTGGCCTCGCCATTGCCCGCGACATTGCCCGCGGGCATGGCGGCGATATAAAGCTTGGCCGCAGCAAATTGGGCGGCCTTAAAGCCACCCTGAGATTGCCAGCCTGA
- a CDS encoding response regulator transcription factor: MPSADHALPDNAQHLLVIDDDSRIRNLLQRFLVNNGFRVSTAQNALEARKMFSGLAFDLLILDVMMPGENGMDLARELRKSDDVPILMLTARDESESRIQGLEIGVDDYLTKPFEPRELLLRIRNILKRHNLRASVPIDQVTFGPFCFKLERQELLCGEDVIRLTDRERELLSLFAAQPGATVTRTALAGEDGTGERTVDVQINRLRRKIEPDPSNPIYLQTIRGIGYRLLTD; this comes from the coding sequence ATGCCAAGCGCAGATCACGCTCTGCCCGACAATGCCCAGCATTTGCTGGTGATTGACGACGACAGCCGCATTCGAAACCTCTTGCAACGCTTCCTTGTCAACAATGGCTTCCGGGTCTCAACGGCACAAAATGCCCTTGAAGCCCGCAAGATGTTTTCCGGTCTGGCCTTTGATCTTCTGATACTGGATGTGATGATGCCCGGAGAAAACGGGATGGATCTCGCCCGCGAGCTGCGCAAGAGCGACGATGTGCCGATCCTGATGCTAACCGCCCGCGATGAAAGCGAAAGCCGCATTCAGGGCCTTGAAATCGGTGTTGATGATTATCTCACCAAGCCATTTGAGCCACGAGAATTGCTCCTGCGCATCCGCAATATTCTAAAGCGCCACAATCTGCGCGCCTCCGTCCCCATTGATCAGGTCACCTTCGGCCCCTTCTGCTTCAAGCTGGAGCGGCAGGAATTGCTCTGCGGCGAGGATGTCATCCGTTTGACCGACAGGGAACGAGAGCTTCTCTCGCTGTTTGCCGCCCAGCCCGGAGCAACCGTCACCCGCACCGCGTTGGCCGGAGAAGATGGCACCGGTGAACGCACGGTCGATGTCCAAATCAACCGCCTGCGCCGCAAGATAGAGCCAGATCCTTCCAATCCGATCTATTTGCAAACCATCCGCGGCATCGGTTACCGCCTTCTCACCGACTAG